From the genome of Streptomyces xanthophaeus:
GGGTGCCGGCGGCGATGGCTTCGCGGCCCGGCTCGTCGGGCAGGTGGGTGGGGGCGGGGCCCCCGAGCAGGTTCTGGTGAATGGACATGCCCCCAGTCTGCCGGGTGCGGTGGTCCGTGGAACCCACTGTCCCCTCGCTGTCGCCGCCCCGCCGTATGCACGGGTCCGCGGCCCCACACCCCTGCCGCGTCAGGGGCATTGCCGGGTACGGGGGCGTCGCGGGTGCGGGCACGTGACGTGGGGAGGGCCGGGTCAGTTCGCGGGGGCGGTCGCCCCGACCGGCTCACGGGTGGCGGGCGGACACGATGTCAGGGCCGGCTGCGTTGCGGAGCAGCCGCACCGGGGGACCTCGTTCGGAGCGTGCAGCACCCTCGCGCCGCGGCCCGGCGCGGTGTCGAGCCGGGCCGCCACGGCCGGAACCACGATGCTCGGCAGCAGGCTCGTGTAGAGCGCCGAGATCTCCCGGTCCAGATCGAGCCCGAGGGTCTGCGACATCACGTTGAGCCCGGCGAAGGCCCCGACCACCAGCCGTGAAGGCCCCGACGGGTCCACGTGCGGCAGCAGTTCGCCGCGCTCCTTCGCCTGCACCAGCAGGGCGGTGTGCAGATCGATCCACCCCTGGTACGGCGCCGCCCGGTCCAGTACCCGGCCGCTGTGCTCCAGGGTGAGCCGGGCGCTGCCGCGCATCAGCACGTCGTGGCGCAAGCGGTGCGAGAAGACCATGCCGACGTCGACGAACTCCTGCGCCTTGAACTCCTGCGGGGTGACCGGCGCGTGCATGCTGACCTGGGCGTCGATCACGGCCTGCGCCAGGTCTTCCTTCGAGTCGAAGTGGAAGTAGAGCGCGCCTTTGGTGACGTTGGCGAGCCGGACGATGTCGGTCAGTTTGGCCGCGCCGTAGCCCCGGTCCTCGAACACGACGGCGGCGGCTTCCAGGATCGCCCGGCGGGTTCGC
Proteins encoded in this window:
- a CDS encoding ScbR family autoregulator-binding transcription factor → MRAERTQAKQDRAVRTRRAILEAAAVVFEDRGYGAAKLTDIVRLANVTKGALYFHFDSKEDLAQAVIDAQVSMHAPVTPQEFKAQEFVDVGMVFSHRLRHDVLMRGSARLTLEHSGRVLDRAAPYQGWIDLHTALLVQAKERGELLPHVDPSGPSRLVVGAFAGLNVMSQTLGLDLDREISALYTSLLPSIVVPAVAARLDTAPGRGARVLHAPNEVPRCGCSATQPALTSCPPATREPVGATAPAN